One genomic region from Campylobacter sp. RM5004 encodes:
- a CDS encoding thioredoxin domain-containing protein, with protein sequence MKKIILAMSVASALSASAISDKVAQFIKSITKADVEIVKIDKVPNTNFEMIEFNIVKDGNVLGSDIFFSDGVYGTPTMLNIKESIDLKEEFVIKKEKEKYEKLSKLSGDFVKANPDMLVSLGDKKSDVATVVFSDPDCPYCRKHLDAIEEDLKEANVKFVLSPLPMHPKALVKSMLILEEAKKAKTDSEKIAILKKYYQDSVELKDIPEEKQAEYLKKVNEKIFKMGINSTPSVFTNVKVK encoded by the coding sequence ATGAAAAAAATAATTTTAGCAATGTCTGTTGCAAGCGCTTTAAGTGCAAGTGCAATAAGCGATAAAGTTGCGCAGTTTATCAAAAGTATTACTAAAGCTGATGTAGAAATTGTAAAAATTGATAAAGTTCCTAATACAAACTTTGAAATGATTGAATTTAATATAGTAAAAGATGGAAATGTTTTAGGCTCTGATATATTCTTTAGCGATGGAGTTTATGGAACACCTACTATGTTAAATATAAAAGAAAGCATAGACTTAAAAGAAGAGTTTGTTATTAAAAAAGAAAAAGAAAAATACGAAAAATTAAGCAAATTATCAGGCGATTTTGTAAAAGCAAATCCTGATATGTTAGTTAGCTTAGGCGATAAAAAAAGCGATGTAGCTACCGTTGTATTTAGCGACCCAGATTGCCCTTATTGTAGAAAACACTTAGACGCAATTGAAGAAGATTTAAAAGAAGCAAATGTTAAATTCGTTCTAAGCCCTTTACCAATGCACCCTAAAGCTTTAGTAAAAAGTATGCTTATTTTAGAAGAAGCTAAAAAAGCTAAAACAGATAGTGAAAAAATCGCAATCTTAAAAAAATACTACCAAGATTCAGTTGAATTAAAAGATATTCCAGAAGAAAAACAAGCTGAATACTTAAAAAAAGTGAATGAAAAAATCTTCAAAATGGGAATTAATTCAACGCCTTCAGTATTTACAAACGTAAAAGTAAAATAA
- a CDS encoding YceI family protein — MKKLFLALSLAGLLSASEFMLDKVHTSVEFSVKHMLVTNAKGKFKSFDAMIDFDEASKTFKVFNASVDVASVDTNSAKRDEHIQASDFLNAKVNPKLTFVMSKYEKISDSQGKMIGELTINGVKKEVAFDVTINGVANIGDKTKLGFDLNLDLLRKDFNVAKDTADSLISNDIKVSVFAEADKK, encoded by the coding sequence ATGAAGAAATTATTTTTAGCTTTAAGTTTAGCAGGACTTTTAAGTGCTAGTGAGTTCATGCTTGATAAGGTTCATACGAGCGTTGAATTTAGTGTAAAACACATGCTTGTAACAAATGCTAAGGGTAAATTTAAAAGCTTTGATGCAATGATTGATTTTGATGAAGCAAGCAAAACTTTTAAAGTATTTAATGCAAGTGTTGATGTAGCAAGTGTTGATACAAATAGCGCAAAAAGAGATGAGCATATTCAAGCGAGTGATTTTTTAAATGCTAAAGTTAATCCAAAACTAACTTTTGTTATGAGCAAATACGAAAAGATTAGCGATTCACAAGGAAAAATGATAGGCGAATTAACAATCAACGGCGTTAAAAAAGAAGTAGCTTTTGATGTTACAATCAACGGCGTTGCAAACATAGGAGATAAAACAAAATTAGGATTTGATTTAAATCTTGATTTATTAAGAAAAGATTTTAATGTTGCAAAAGATACAGCTGATAGCTTAATCTCAAACGATATTAAAGTTTCGGTTTTTGCAGAAGCAGATAAAAAATAA
- a CDS encoding PLP-dependent cysteine synthase family protein, with protein MQNRLNDYAKLVGNTPLVEVEYLYKGKKSKSYFKLEYFNPSGSIKDRMALQIMQEAISSGNFKEGMSIAEATSGNTGIAFSALGAFLGAKVEIFMPDWMSEERKKLIKSYGAKLREVSASEGGFEGSVRLADESAKNGNVFLPHQFENESNVNAHKKTAQEIVDTLAKHNLKPDCFIAGVGTGGTVMGVGSVLKPLGAKICPLEPEGCASMSIPGENAEHRIQGIGDGFVPNIVKLNELDDIIVVNDIDSVIMAQKLAKIGLGVGISSGANFLGCIKAKELFGECVSVSVFADDNKKYLSTDLMQEMQNEERFLSNKVELIGFKVL; from the coding sequence ATGCAAAATAGATTAAATGATTATGCAAAATTAGTAGGAAATACTCCTTTAGTAGAAGTTGAGTACTTATATAAAGGTAAAAAAAGCAAGAGCTATTTTAAATTAGAATATTTTAATCCAAGTGGCTCGATAAAAGATAGAATGGCTTTACAAATTATGCAAGAAGCAATTAGTTCTGGCAATTTTAAAGAAGGTATGAGTATAGCTGAAGCAACAAGTGGAAACACAGGGATTGCTTTTAGTGCATTAGGTGCGTTTTTGGGTGCTAAGGTTGAGATTTTTATGCCTGATTGGATGAGTGAAGAACGCAAAAAATTAATTAAAAGCTATGGAGCAAAATTAAGAGAAGTTAGTGCTAGCGAAGGTGGTTTTGAAGGTAGCGTTAGGCTTGCTGATGAGAGTGCTAAAAATGGCAATGTGTTTTTACCACATCAATTTGAGAACGAAAGCAATGTAAATGCTCATAAAAAAACAGCTCAAGAAATAGTTGATACATTAGCTAAACACAATCTTAAGCCTGATTGTTTTATAGCAGGTGTTGGAACTGGTGGAACTGTTATGGGTGTTGGCTCGGTATTAAAGCCATTAGGGGCTAAGATTTGCCCACTTGAGCCTGAAGGCTGTGCTAGTATGAGTATTCCTGGCGAAAATGCTGAGCATAGAATACAAGGAATAGGAGATGGTTTTGTTCCTAATATCGTAAAATTAAATGAGCTTGATGATATTATTGTTGTAAATGATATTGATAGCGTTATTATGGCTCAAAAATTAGCAAAAATCGGTCTTGGAGTTGGAATTTCAAGTGGTGCAAATTTCTTAGGCTGTATAAAAGCAAAAGAGCTTTTCGGAGAATGCGTAAGCGTTAGTGTATTTGCTGATGATAATAAAAAATATTTAAGCACTGATTTAATGCAGGAAATGCAAAATGAAGAAAGATTTTTAAGCAACAAAGTTGAACTAATCGGATTTAAAGTATTATAA
- a CDS encoding DUF6844 domain-containing protein has translation MVKKALLSIVAASSLLAVNCDAPNNNIEDLLSCAKSELLLKNPNAKVYLQTISVPKNQQDPQYYDFLFAKYNEAFLKIKAQLALKVAGELITSEIASKDDKSKMPPELVEEFLNKEIERQKRISENKIENGFFDKLMGKIFSDSEEAPAYQLKPEQEKELKIQAKQTLYSNSFKEKMNKVAREEIAGLIPYENFIVVNDNGETEIGIVAYTSAKSRELARALASGYKAKAAKNENACKSADEVVSKIGGSDEKINKLGLTFFYNEECQPSLLAYGMDSYKVEEGMTNEYKNSSYSMAQALAEKALANFVSSSIYTYTNAEKVTENIQTAYKEIVEDNSGKRATGGKQTTANSYSHLEEFFSSNAQMSLVGVEVANKWTKQFDDFGVAGVILYYSPSSVAGAKQERLEIKGNLDNKSKQEAKAKGAKPANANIIRSKNIEVDDF, from the coding sequence ATGGTAAAAAAAGCCTTATTAAGTATAGTTGCAGCAAGTTCATTATTAGCTGTTAATTGTGATGCGCCAAATAATAATATAGAAGATTTATTAAGTTGTGCAAAAAGTGAATTATTGTTAAAAAATCCAAATGCAAAAGTATATTTGCAGACAATTTCAGTTCCGAAAAATCAGCAAGACCCTCAGTATTATGATTTTTTATTTGCTAAATATAATGAAGCGTTTTTAAAAATTAAAGCTCAATTAGCTTTAAAAGTAGCAGGAGAGTTAATAACAAGCGAAATAGCTAGTAAAGATGATAAAAGCAAAATGCCACCAGAATTAGTTGAAGAGTTTTTAAATAAAGAAATAGAACGCCAAAAAAGAATAAGTGAAAATAAAATTGAAAATGGATTTTTTGATAAATTAATGGGCAAAATCTTTAGCGATAGCGAAGAAGCACCAGCTTATCAATTAAAACCAGAGCAAGAAAAAGAGTTAAAAATCCAAGCAAAACAAACTTTATATAGTAATAGTTTTAAAGAAAAGATGAATAAAGTAGCAAGAGAAGAAATAGCAGGTTTAATTCCTTATGAAAACTTCATAGTAGTAAATGATAATGGTGAAACTGAAATAGGAATAGTTGCATACACATCAGCAAAATCAAGAGAATTAGCAAGAGCTTTAGCAAGTGGATATAAAGCAAAAGCAGCAAAAAACGAAAACGCTTGTAAAAGTGCTGATGAAGTAGTTTCAAAAATCGGTGGAAGCGATGAGAAAATAAATAAATTAGGCTTAACTTTCTTTTATAATGAAGAGTGCCAACCATCACTTTTAGCTTATGGAATGGATTCTTATAAGGTAGAAGAAGGAATGACTAATGAATATAAAAACTCAAGCTACTCAATGGCTCAAGCACTTGCAGAAAAAGCTTTAGCTAATTTTGTAAGCTCATCAATTTACACATATACAAATGCAGAAAAAGTAACAGAAAATATTCAAACAGCTTATAAAGAAATAGTAGAAGATAATAGTGGCAAAAGAGCGACTGGTGGCAAGCAAACCACAGCCAATAGCTATTCTCACTTAGAAGAGTTTTTTAGCTCAAATGCTCAAATGAGTTTAGTAGGTGTTGAAGTAGCTAATAAATGGACTAAACAATTTGATGATTTTGGTGTTGCTGGTGTGATTTTATATTATTCTCCTTCAAGTGTTGCAGGTGCAAAACAAGAAAGATTAGAAATAAAAGGTAATTTAGATAATAAGAGCAAACAAGAAGCAAAAGCTAAAGGTGCAAAGCCTGCAAATGCTAATATCATTCGTTCTAAAAATATAGAAGTTGATGATTTTTAA
- a CDS encoding saccharopine dehydrogenase family protein, whose protein sequence is MKHLLIIGAGGVSRVATYKAAEYKYFDKITLASRTKSKCDEIASFIKERLGVEIATATINADDTNAVVKLIKDINATILLNVALPYQDLTLMDACSKTQIPYIDTANYEHPDLAKFEYKEQWARHDDFVNAGVPALLGSGFDPGATNVMCAYAQQYLFDEIHTIDIMDCNAGDHGYPFATNFNPEINLREVSANGRYWEEGKWIETKPLEIKVEHDYPEVGVKDSYLLYHEELESLCKNIKGLKRIRFFMTFGQSYIQHMNCLKNVGMLGIEPVEHQGMKIIPIEFLKTLLPDPASLGARTKGKTNIGCIIEGIKDGKAKKVYIYNVCVHEECFAETGAQAVSYTTGVPAAIGTYLIASGKWSGKGVFNMEEFDAQPFFDEMNKMGLPIKIIEL, encoded by the coding sequence ATGAAACATTTATTAATAATTGGAGCTGGTGGGGTTAGCCGTGTAGCAACTTACAAAGCAGCTGAATACAAATACTTTGACAAAATCACACTTGCTAGTAGAACAAAAAGCAAATGTGATGAAATTGCAAGCTTTATTAAAGAGCGTTTAGGGGTTGAAATTGCAACCGCAACAATTAATGCTGATGATACAAATGCAGTTGTTAAGCTTATAAAAGATATTAATGCTACGATTTTATTAAATGTGGCTTTACCTTATCAAGACCTTACTTTAATGGATGCTTGTAGCAAGACACAAATCCCTTATATTGATACAGCAAATTACGAGCACCCAGATTTAGCTAAGTTTGAATATAAAGAACAATGGGCTAGACATGATGATTTTGTAAATGCAGGTGTTCCTGCACTGCTTGGAAGTGGGTTTGATCCAGGTGCAACGAATGTTATGTGTGCTTATGCACAGCAATATTTATTTGATGAAATTCATACAATTGATATTATGGATTGTAATGCAGGCGATCACGGCTATCCTTTCGCAACGAACTTTAACCCTGAAATAAACTTAAGAGAAGTTAGCGCGAATGGTCGTTACTGGGAAGAAGGCAAATGGATTGAGACTAAGCCACTTGAGATTAAAGTAGAGCACGATTATCCTGAAGTTGGCGTTAAAGATAGCTATTTGCTTTATCATGAAGAGCTTGAAAGCCTTTGCAAAAATATAAAAGGGCTTAAAAGAATTAGATTTTTTATGACTTTTGGACAAAGCTATATTCAGCATATGAATTGTCTTAAAAATGTTGGAATGCTAGGAATTGAACCTGTGGAGCATCAAGGAATGAAGATTATTCCTATTGAGTTTTTAAAGACGCTTTTACCTGATCCTGCAAGTTTAGGTGCTAGAACAAAAGGTAAAACAAATATAGGCTGCATTATAGAAGGTATTAAAGATGGCAAGGCTAAAAAAGTATATATTTATAATGTATGTGTTCATGAAGAATGTTTTGCTGAAACTGGCGCTCAAGCAGTAAGCTATACAACAGGAGTTCCTGCTGCAATTGGAACATACTTAATCGCTAGTGGAAAATGGAGTGGCAAAGGTGTGTTTAATATGGAAGAATTCGACGCACAACCATTCTTTGATGAAATGAATAAAATGGGTCTTCCGATTAAGATTATAGAGCTTTAA
- the lpoB gene encoding penicillin-binding protein activator LpoB produces MKKTLMFSLALLLSACASAPSYVVDETKNGKNQPVSLGIDDIDLQNAARDMINSMLASPVFATSNPNERHVLVISRIINDTMQHFDTDILIKKIRIALLNSGKVYVTTAIGANGAEDKMSKDIRSLRDDDEFNQKTIAKKGTLISANRSLSGKIIQRNTRIKGTFSDSQRVDYYFQLTVTNLDNGLAIWEDEIKINKLGSNRSVAW; encoded by the coding sequence ATGAAAAAAACGCTTATGTTTTCATTAGCACTATTATTAAGCGCATGTGCTAGTGCGCCTAGTTATGTAGTTGATGAAACAAAAAATGGCAAAAATCAACCTGTTTCGTTAGGTATTGATGATATAGATTTACAAAATGCAGCAAGAGATATGATTAATTCTATGTTAGCAAGTCCTGTTTTTGCGACTAGTAATCCAAACGAAAGACATGTTCTAGTGATTAGTAGAATTATCAATGATACTATGCAGCATTTTGATACTGATATATTAATCAAAAAAATAAGAATCGCACTACTAAATTCAGGAAAAGTTTATGTAACAACGGCTATTGGAGCAAATGGTGCAGAAGATAAAATGAGTAAAGATATTAGAAGTTTAAGAGATGATGATGAATTTAATCAAAAAACAATAGCTAAAAAAGGGACTTTAATTAGTGCTAATCGTTCTTTAAGTGGAAAAATTATTCAAAGAAATACAAGAATAAAAGGAACTTTTAGTGATTCTCAAAGGGTTGATTATTATTTTCAATTAACCGTAACAAATCTTGACAATGGCTTAGCTATTTGGGAAGATGAAATCAAAATAAATAAATTAGGTTCAAATAGGAGTGTAGCATGGTAA
- the selB gene encoding selenocysteine-specific translation elongation factor produces MLIISTAGHIDHGKTSLIKALNNFSGDNTPEEIKRGITIDLSFSNLEHISFVDVPGHESLVKTMIGGVQSEYAMLVVDINEGLMPQTLEHIFILKIMGVKNIILVLNKIDLWQNLDEKKEEILKKLDFTPIKTFLVSATKNIGINELKEYLLSLPVPNYEDFALKINVDRIFNVKGVGLVATGILKSGKLECKNYISDENKNIQIKSIEVQHKSVDSVNAPARVAFVFKGELKVGNIIYSKGYLRSANEIYTTLEGDLKHDENVLFCAANKQIEAKYLNYEKYAKFVLKKPIALSFNEPFVILKNARAIAGGVVLNPLTEPLKKAKMIELLRALEQKDFKSAFALLNQNHSTGFGLFCAPQRFNLSTEQALEYAKIVGEIVDIKGACVYTKKALEEVKTQIKNLFIKNPYSLQSAKSLEKSLGTDEFLCDLALKDLDFLELNNGLYHKKGEKIEKLLENNEEKIYKELNSLTPKAPYNIYDELNLDRKSGDDIIKRLCSKNKVKRLAHNYFISVIALDEFVKNIQGLLKLGVGVQELKNEYNLSRKYAISLLEYLDTLKGVKNIDNKRYLMQN; encoded by the coding sequence ATGTTAATAATCTCAACCGCAGGTCATATTGACCACGGAAAAACTTCTTTAATAAAAGCTTTAAATAATTTTAGTGGAGATAACACCCCTGAAGAAATAAAGCGTGGAATTACAATTGATTTAAGCTTTTCAAATCTAGAGCATATCTCATTTGTTGATGTGCCAGGTCATGAAAGCCTTGTAAAAACAATGATAGGCGGGGTGCAAAGCGAATACGCAATGCTAGTTGTAGATATCAATGAAGGTCTTATGCCACAAACTTTAGAGCATATTTTTATCTTAAAAATTATGGGTGTAAAAAATATAATTTTAGTTTTAAACAAAATTGATTTATGGCAAAATTTAGATGAAAAAAAAGAAGAAATACTAAAAAAGCTAGACTTTACACCTATTAAAACATTTTTAGTAAGTGCTACAAAAAATATAGGAATAAACGAATTAAAAGAGTATTTATTAAGTCTTCCTGTGCCAAATTATGAAGATTTTGCATTAAAAATTAATGTTGATAGGATTTTTAATGTAAAAGGCGTTGGGCTTGTAGCAACAGGGATTTTAAAAAGTGGCAAACTTGAATGCAAAAACTACATAAGCGATGAAAACAAAAATATTCAAATAAAGTCAATTGAAGTTCAGCATAAAAGCGTTGATAGCGTAAATGCACCTGCTAGAGTTGCCTTTGTTTTTAAAGGTGAATTAAAAGTAGGAAATATAATTTATTCTAAAGGTTATTTAAGAAGCGCAAATGAGATTTATACTACCTTAGAAGGTGATTTAAAGCATGATGAAAATGTGCTTTTTTGTGCTGCAAATAAGCAAATTGAAGCTAAATATTTAAATTATGAAAAATATGCGAAATTTGTATTAAAAAAACCTATCGCTCTTAGCTTTAATGAGCCTTTTGTGATATTAAAAAATGCTCGTGCTATTGCTGGTGGAGTGGTGCTAAATCCACTTACTGAGCCACTAAAAAAAGCAAAAATGATTGAGCTTTTAAGAGCCTTAGAGCAAAAAGATTTTAAGAGTGCTTTTGCTTTATTAAATCAAAATCACAGCACAGGTTTTGGGCTTTTTTGTGCTCCGCAAAGATTTAATCTAAGCACCGAACAAGCTTTAGAATATGCAAAAATAGTAGGAGAGATTGTAGATATTAAAGGTGCTTGTGTTTATACTAAAAAAGCTTTAGAAGAAGTCAAAACTCAAATCAAAAATCTTTTTATAAAAAATCCTTATTCATTACAAAGTGCAAAAAGCTTAGAAAAATCTTTAGGAACTGATGAGTTTTTATGTGACTTGGCTTTAAAAGACTTAGATTTTTTAGAATTAAATAATGGGCTTTATCATAAAAAAGGCGAAAAAATAGAAAAATTATTAGAAAATAATGAAGAAAAAATCTATAAAGAGCTAAACTCACTAACCCCAAAAGCTCCTTATAATATCTATGATGAGCTAAACTTAGATAGAAAAAGTGGCGATGATATTATAAAAAGACTATGTTCTAAAAACAAAGTAAAAAGACTAGCTCACAATTATTTTATAAGCGTTATTGCTTTAGATGAGTTTGTTAAAAATATTCAAGGACTTTTAAAGCTTGGCGTTGGGGTGCAAGAGCTTAAGAATGAATATAATTTGAGTAGAAAATACGCTATTTCTTTACTTGAATACTTAGACACTTTAAAAGGTGTAAAAAATATTGACAATAAACGCTATTTAATGCAAAATTAA
- a CDS encoding DUF1090 family protein: protein MKKLLLLSAIASIAMADCSYKIHKLERELSYAKEYGNYYRVRGLENALANVKAHCGGGYYNDYYARKDAIKYKIDDLEDEAERKIDRIEDKLDELNDMKDTMSKEEYKRKKAELKAEKNRIKREYKEQKRSLKETYNY, encoded by the coding sequence ATGAAAAAATTATTATTACTTAGTGCAATTGCAAGTATTGCAATGGCTGATTGCTCTTATAAAATTCATAAGCTAGAGCGTGAGCTTAGCTATGCGAAAGAATATGGAAATTATTATAGAGTTAGAGGTTTAGAAAACGCTTTAGCTAATGTGAAAGCTCATTGTGGTGGCGGATATTATAATGATTATTACGCTAGAAAAGACGCAATAAAATACAAAATTGATGATTTAGAAGATGAGGCTGAGCGTAAAATTGATAGAATTGAAGATAAGCTTGATGAATTAAACGATATGAAAGATACGATGAGTAAAGAAGAATATAAAAGAAAAAAGGCTGAATTAAAAGCTGAAAAAAATCGTATCAAAAGAGAATATAAAGAGCAAAAAAGATCTTTAAAAGAAACTTATAATTATTAA
- a CDS encoding AAA family ATPase, whose protein sequence is MVGQSKVREIFNEFLKAKEIPHSVFYGPSGVGKTTFARFIAKELNTNFYEFDGASFSVEELRKIIKQNSLFKPLVFIDEIHRLNKGVQDVLLKPLEENSFYFLAASTHNPLYSLNKALCSRLLFFEFMPLSYDELKEILEQVEPNLSEEVKDYLIKSSSNDARAMLNLFHHANIFGNISLEILKALRPQFISNKEDEFLLTSALIKSLRASDVNAAILYLARMINAGIDILYIARRLCIFASEDVGNANPNALVMANSCLQICKDIGLPEARITLSQCVVFLANSKKSNSSYLAINKALDYVKHNEALEIPTYLDNNHPDKEKFYIYPHDEPNKTQEMAINCPKFYEDYSIGYEKNFAIWRKEGLYKC, encoded by the coding sequence ATGGTAGGGCAAAGTAAAGTAAGAGAAATTTTTAATGAATTTTTAAAAGCTAAAGAAATTCCACATAGTGTTTTTTATGGACCTAGCGGAGTAGGCAAAACTACTTTTGCAAGATTTATTGCAAAAGAATTAAATACTAATTTTTACGAATTTGATGGTGCTAGTTTTAGCGTTGAAGAGCTTAGAAAAATTATAAAGCAAAACAGCCTTTTTAAACCCTTAGTCTTTATTGATGAAATTCATCGCTTAAATAAAGGCGTTCAAGATGTGTTATTAAAACCTTTAGAAGAAAATAGCTTTTATTTTCTAGCAGCAAGCACTCATAATCCTTTATATTCATTAAATAAGGCTTTATGTTCTAGATTATTATTTTTTGAATTTATGCCTTTAAGCTACGATGAATTAAAAGAGATTTTAGAACAAGTTGAACCAAATTTAAGCGAAGAAGTGAAAGATTATTTAATAAAATCAAGCTCAAATGACGCAAGAGCAATGCTAAATCTTTTTCATCATGCAAATATTTTTGGCAATATTTCGCTTGAAATTTTAAAAGCCTTAAGACCGCAATTTATTAGCAATAAAGAAGATGAATTTTTACTCACATCAGCACTTATTAAAAGCCTTAGAGCAAGTGATGTAAATGCTGCTATTTTATATCTTGCAAGAATGATAAATGCAGGAATTGATATTTTATACATTGCTAGAAGACTTTGTATATTTGCAAGTGAAGATGTAGGGAATGCTAATCCAAATGCTTTAGTAATGGCTAATTCTTGCCTTCAAATTTGTAAAGACATAGGACTTCCTGAAGCAAGGATTACACTTTCACAATGCGTAGTTTTCTTAGCAAATTCTAAGAAGTCTAATTCATCATATCTTGCAATTAATAAAGCCTTAGATTATGTAAAACATAATGAAGCTTTAGAAATACCTACTTATTTAGACAATAATCATCCTGATAAAGAAAAATTTTATATCTATCCACACGATGAGCCAAACAAAACTCAAGAAATGGCTATAAATTGTCCGAAATTTTATGAAGATTACAGCATAGGATATGAAAAAAATTTCGCAATATGGAGAAAGGAAGGACTATATAAATGTTAA
- a CDS encoding CsgG/HfaB family protein: protein MRFLIVFLLCIFANASVVTKSYTSKAIGEGYGKTYEVAVDNALAEAVLKLNGAKIQTSTNVSSDLSSINNENELYKRFNQQISKATNGRFSAFEVLSKEQTSDGFRVVVEIKKTSTIKSYKAPGMQTNRNKIIVAPALDPNNYSLMGRDSEQVLRDLRFRIESNITKTRKFNLLDRQAGEALATEREIIEQVGALDEALKLGKNLGTDYILLYSISDAQTSKGKEIAITGSKTKSKVKIYVNYQVIVFATREIKFSDSVDFEFATNDYNEILNNIANSIVLNTQAAIYPPKIEKVTKDNLAVFTQKLPLNTKLECYKRGEKIYDSYTKELNGYEEEYMSLVEVINANSKTSYAKILDGNIEKGLVCRFKQSNTTNDANGKDVKDVIPVNGGGFIF from the coding sequence ATGAGATTTTTAATTGTATTTTTATTATGTATTTTTGCAAATGCTAGTGTAGTTACTAAAAGCTACACTAGTAAAGCAATAGGCGAAGGCTATGGTAAAACTTATGAAGTAGCAGTTGATAATGCACTAGCTGAAGCAGTTCTTAAACTAAACGGAGCAAAGATTCAAACAAGCACAAATGTAAGTTCTGATTTAAGCTCTATAAATAATGAAAATGAGCTATATAAAAGATTTAATCAGCAAATCAGCAAAGCTACAAATGGTCGTTTTAGTGCTTTTGAAGTGCTTAGCAAAGAGCAAACAAGCGATGGTTTTAGAGTTGTTGTAGAGATTAAAAAAACTAGCACTATTAAAAGCTATAAAGCTCCAGGAATGCAGACAAATCGTAATAAAATAATCGTAGCACCTGCACTTGATCCAAATAATTATTCTTTAATGGGAAGAGATAGCGAGCAAGTTTTAAGGGATTTAAGATTTAGAATAGAAAGCAATATTACCAAAACTCGCAAATTTAATCTACTAGATAGACAAGCAGGAGAAGCTTTAGCTACCGAAAGAGAGATTATAGAGCAAGTTGGGGCTTTAGATGAAGCGCTAAAATTAGGCAAAAATTTAGGAACTGATTATATTTTACTTTATAGCATAAGTGATGCACAAACTAGCAAAGGCAAAGAAATAGCAATCACAGGCTCTAAAACAAAATCAAAGGTAAAAATCTATGTAAATTATCAAGTAATTGTATTTGCTACTAGAGAGATTAAGTTTTCTGATAGTGTTGATTTTGAGTTTGCTACGAATGATTACAATGAGATTTTAAATAATATTGCTAATTCTATTGTGTTAAATACTCAAGCAGCTATTTATCCACCAAAGATAGAAAAAGTTACTAAAGATAATTTAGCAGTATTTACTCAAAAATTGCCTTTAAATACAAAACTAGAATGCTACAAAAGAGGAGAGAAAATCTATGATAGCTATACAAAAGAGCTAAATGGATATGAAGAAGAATATATGTCTTTAGTAGAAGTTATAAATGCAAATAGCAAAACAAGTTATGCAAAAATACTAGATGGCAATATAGAAAAAGGTTTGGTTTGTAGATTTAAACAAAGCAATACCACAAATGATGCTAACGGTAAAGATGTAAAAGATGTAATCCCTGTAAATGGCGGTGGATTTATATTCTAA